Proteins encoded by one window of Candidatus Krumholzibacteriota bacterium:
- a CDS encoding DUF814 domain-containing protein: MTAYAAGIEFDALLRGSSIVRIARFAGGFTIELDGAPRPCLHILRYGRTTELVPGDRPLAGPGAASEPLRRLDNSRIERVEAVGLERILLFHLRGGTGWGEEEALTLRLDLTPAGKTLVLFGADGSALESLGSPKTAVPAAADETLPPKPLSILDLPADVPAAIAGACVPDGPASLPGHTRAWHAARAVAAALVAGVGGVDPVLARALADCRNGDPALVWEDLRLIGDALVSGERRWRIYDFPASGEAGIHTVYPVELPVPEPGREATDVLDALAGRGAAVLLPAFTDALREQAVAAARRDLRRQERLEENLDRDLAEAQRAGEHRRAGDLLVTHRHRMKPGMSSITVRDFSGTRDVTIPLDPARSPDANIRGYFTKAKKGEKGAIVIRNRRGEVRREVASLRKRLDRIENATGLEELLGMVRPARLARAGRAPAGRRGSFRRFRLDDRHTVLVGRTDRENDELTHRVAAPGDLWFHAQGVAGSHVVLRGATPSTPKRVIERAAAIAAWFSKARNATTVPVLYTEKRYVRKPRKAAPGTAVTLRHKTIFVEPAQPADDEATPNGAD, from the coding sequence TTGACCGCATACGCCGCAGGGATCGAGTTCGACGCGCTGCTGCGCGGATCGTCGATCGTGCGCATCGCGCGGTTCGCCGGCGGGTTCACGATCGAGCTCGACGGCGCCCCGCGACCGTGCCTGCACATCCTGCGGTACGGCCGGACGACCGAGCTCGTCCCGGGCGACCGCCCGCTCGCCGGCCCGGGCGCCGCGTCCGAGCCGCTGCGGCGCCTCGACAACTCCCGCATCGAACGCGTCGAGGCGGTCGGACTCGAACGGATCCTCCTCTTCCACCTCCGCGGCGGCACGGGCTGGGGAGAGGAGGAGGCGCTCACGCTGCGGCTCGACCTGACGCCGGCGGGCAAGACGCTCGTCCTCTTCGGCGCCGACGGATCGGCCCTCGAATCGCTCGGGTCCCCGAAAACTGCCGTCCCGGCGGCGGCCGACGAGACGCTGCCGCCGAAACCGCTCTCGATCCTCGACCTGCCCGCGGACGTGCCGGCCGCGATCGCCGGGGCGTGCGTCCCGGACGGGCCCGCATCCCTCCCCGGGCACACGCGCGCCTGGCACGCCGCCCGCGCGGTCGCGGCGGCTCTCGTCGCCGGGGTGGGCGGTGTCGACCCCGTCCTCGCGCGCGCGCTCGCCGACTGCCGGAACGGCGATCCCGCGCTCGTGTGGGAAGACCTCCGCCTGATCGGTGACGCGCTCGTCTCCGGCGAGCGGCGTTGGCGTATCTACGATTTCCCAGCCTCCGGCGAGGCGGGGATCCACACCGTCTATCCCGTCGAGCTGCCCGTCCCGGAACCGGGGCGCGAGGCGACGGACGTCCTCGACGCCCTCGCCGGCCGTGGCGCCGCCGTCCTGCTGCCCGCCTTCACCGACGCCCTTCGCGAGCAGGCCGTCGCCGCGGCCCGCCGCGATCTCCGGCGGCAGGAACGTCTCGAGGAGAACCTCGACCGCGACCTCGCCGAGGCGCAGCGCGCGGGCGAGCACCGCCGCGCCGGGGATCTTCTCGTGACGCACCGTCACCGGATGAAGCCGGGGATGTCGTCGATCACCGTGCGCGATTTCTCCGGCACGCGGGATGTCACGATCCCCCTCGATCCGGCGCGCTCGCCGGACGCGAACATCCGCGGCTACTTCACGAAGGCGAAAAAGGGGGAGAAGGGGGCGATCGTCATCCGCAATCGCCGCGGGGAGGTCAGGCGCGAGGTGGCGAGCCTCCGGAAGCGGCTCGATCGCATCGAGAACGCGACCGGCCTCGAGGAGCTTCTCGGGATGGTACGGCCCGCCCGTCTCGCGCGGGCGGGCCGCGCCCCGGCGGGACGGCGTGGATCCTTCCGGCGATTCCGGCTCGACGATCGCCATACCGTCCTCGTCGGCCGGACGGACCGGGAAAACGACGAACTGACGCACCGGGTGGCGGCCCCCGGCGATCTCTGGTTCCATGCCCAGGGCGTCGCCGGCTCCCACGTGGTTCTCCGGGGCGCGACGCCCTCGACGCCGAAACGCGTCATCGAGCGGGCCGCGGCGATCGCCGCCTGGTTCAGCAAGGCCCGGAACGCGACGACCGTCCCCGTCCTCTACACGGAGAAACGCTACGTCCGCAAGCCGCGGAAGGCGGCGCCGGGCACGGCGGTCACCCTGCGGCACAAGACGATCTTCGTCGAACCGGCGCAGCCGGCCGATGACGAAGCGACCCCGAACGGCGCCGACTGA
- the selB gene encoding selenocysteine-specific translation elongation factor: protein MNVIIGTAGHVDHGKTEIVRALTGWETDRLAEEKARGISIVLGFAPVDLGEGVAAGIVDVPGHERFVKNMVSGAVGVDVALMVVAADEGVMPQTEEHFEVLRLLGIEAGVVAVTKIDLVDDETAEIVESEIRDLLAGTPLAGSPIVQTSAVTKAGVEELRLLLRVAVAGKGERRGGDFFRLPVDRIFTRSGIGTIVTGTAWSGEVHKGDELVVEPAGRPVRVREVQSFDRVMDGAQSGMRTALALHGVRVGDVEIGDQVVFPGVLERTSMIDAVVEVGRLAGSALVNRQRVRFHHAAGETLARAVILDRDELEAGSRGFVQFRLERPTLAMGGDGFVLRSYSPMRVVAGGRVVDPAPQKAKRFRPETIRTLEALLAGGDDAIVALAAARGTGGLPSGVLRRFGWTAAEASAALGRLAEHGKLRRIGDLFFDAAVVEETARSMTAIAREFHARNRLSWGIDREELREKTRLAGNPLFDLLVERGVSAGVLYLRDGAVRAGSVDRELSAEDRRILEALARRIAESGFRFPSAGELAGEAGGAKRLAGYLAILAERGDAVRIGRDGWLDAAERDRLIGLLRERFAAGGTIAIGDIKEAFGVSRKYAVPLLEHLDANGYTKRTGDVRVAGERLSADAETKG from the coding sequence GTGAACGTCATCATCGGAACGGCCGGCCACGTCGATCACGGCAAGACCGAGATCGTCAGGGCCCTCACGGGGTGGGAGACCGATCGGCTCGCCGAGGAGAAGGCGCGGGGGATCTCGATCGTTCTCGGGTTCGCCCCGGTCGACCTTGGCGAGGGCGTCGCCGCCGGGATCGTCGACGTCCCCGGGCACGAGCGCTTCGTGAAGAACATGGTCTCGGGGGCCGTCGGCGTCGACGTCGCCCTGATGGTCGTCGCCGCGGACGAGGGCGTCATGCCGCAGACCGAGGAGCACTTCGAGGTGCTCCGGCTCCTCGGGATCGAAGCGGGCGTCGTCGCGGTGACCAAGATCGACCTTGTCGACGACGAGACGGCCGAGATCGTCGAGAGCGAGATCCGCGATCTCCTCGCCGGCACGCCGCTCGCCGGCTCGCCGATCGTGCAGACCTCCGCCGTCACGAAAGCGGGCGTCGAGGAGCTGCGCCTCCTCCTCCGGGTCGCGGTCGCCGGCAAGGGGGAGCGGCGGGGCGGGGATTTCTTCCGCCTGCCCGTCGACCGGATCTTCACGAGAAGCGGGATCGGCACGATCGTCACCGGCACCGCCTGGAGCGGCGAGGTGCACAAGGGCGACGAGCTCGTCGTCGAGCCGGCGGGGCGGCCCGTGCGCGTCCGCGAGGTGCAGAGCTTCGATCGGGTCATGGACGGCGCGCAATCGGGCATGAGGACGGCGCTCGCGCTCCACGGCGTCCGCGTCGGCGACGTCGAAATCGGCGATCAGGTCGTCTTTCCCGGCGTCCTGGAGCGGACGAGCATGATCGACGCCGTCGTCGAGGTGGGACGACTCGCCGGCTCGGCCCTCGTCAACCGCCAGCGCGTCCGCTTCCACCACGCCGCCGGCGAGACGCTCGCCCGGGCCGTCATCCTCGACCGTGACGAGCTCGAGGCCGGCTCGCGCGGCTTCGTGCAGTTCCGGCTGGAGCGGCCGACGCTGGCGATGGGCGGCGACGGGTTCGTGCTGCGCTCCTATTCGCCGATGCGCGTCGTCGCCGGCGGCCGCGTCGTCGATCCGGCCCCGCAGAAGGCGAAGCGCTTCCGGCCGGAGACGATCCGGACACTCGAGGCGCTCCTCGCCGGCGGGGACGACGCGATCGTCGCCCTCGCCGCCGCGCGGGGCACCGGCGGGCTCCCCAGCGGCGTGCTCCGGCGCTTCGGATGGACCGCCGCGGAGGCCTCGGCCGCCCTCGGACGTCTCGCGGAACACGGGAAACTCCGCCGGATCGGCGATCTCTTCTTCGACGCGGCGGTCGTCGAGGAGACGGCCCGCTCGATGACGGCGATCGCGCGGGAGTTCCACGCGCGGAACCGGCTCTCCTGGGGGATCGACCGGGAGGAGCTCCGCGAGAAGACGCGTCTCGCCGGCAATCCCCTCTTCGACCTGCTCGTCGAGCGGGGAGTGTCGGCGGGCGTGCTCTACCTCCGGGACGGGGCCGTCCGCGCGGGAAGCGTCGACCGGGAGCTCTCCGCGGAGGACCGCCGCATCCTCGAGGCCCTCGCGCGGCGCATCGCGGAGTCGGGGTTCAGGTTCCCCTCCGCAGGCGAGCTCGCCGGCGAGGCGGGCGGGGCGAAACGGCTCGCCGGATACCTCGCGATACTCGCCGAGCGGGGGGACGCCGTGCGGATCGGCCGGGACGGCTGGCTCGACGCCGCGGAGCGCGACCGGCTGATCGGCCTTCTCCGGGAGCGGTTCGCCGCGGGGGGGACGATCGCCATCGGCGACATCAAGGAGGCCTTCGGCGTCTCGCGGAAATACGCCGTGCCGCTCCTCGAGCATCTCGACGCGAACGGGTACACGAAACGCACCGGCGACGTGCGGGTCGCCGGCGAACGCCTCTCGGCGGACGCGGAGACGAAGGGATAG
- a CDS encoding YicC family protein, translating to MITSMTGYGRGEATSKAGRVAAEIRTVNHRFIDFSIRMPRPLSGYETEVEKLLRRKLGRGHVYVNVSVDRGTEAAAAGIDRAFLRRAFRELQAFAKREKIPGTVDINTLLSLPDAFSNGPESAPPTALWRIARKALDEAADRCVEMRRREGAALEADIARRLKGIGKTAARIEKNAPAALAAAVERARRRLAQIVENQEIDEQRWATEAAIMADRADFSEEIVRLKSHLEQFGHVLSTGGEVAKKLTFLLQEIHREATTMGNKATEAAIIRDAINVKEAVEKIREQVQNLE from the coding sequence ATGATCACGAGCATGACCGGATACGGCAGGGGCGAGGCGACGTCGAAGGCCGGGAGGGTGGCGGCGGAGATCAGGACGGTCAACCACCGGTTCATCGATTTCTCGATCCGCATGCCGCGGCCCCTGAGCGGCTACGAGACCGAGGTGGAGAAGCTCCTCCGGCGCAAGCTCGGACGCGGGCACGTCTACGTCAACGTCTCGGTCGACCGCGGGACGGAGGCGGCGGCCGCCGGGATCGACCGCGCCTTCCTCCGGCGAGCCTTCCGGGAGCTCCAGGCCTTCGCGAAGCGCGAGAAGATCCCCGGCACGGTCGACATCAACACGCTCCTCTCTTTGCCCGACGCCTTCTCGAACGGCCCCGAGAGCGCGCCGCCCACGGCCCTGTGGCGGATCGCCAGGAAGGCCCTCGACGAGGCGGCCGACCGGTGCGTGGAGATGAGACGGCGGGAGGGAGCCGCCCTCGAGGCCGACATCGCCCGCCGGCTCAAGGGGATCGGCAAGACCGCGGCGCGGATCGAGAAGAACGCCCCGGCGGCCCTCGCGGCGGCCGTCGAGCGGGCGCGCCGCCGTCTCGCCCAGATCGTCGAGAACCAGGAGATCGACGAGCAGCGCTGGGCCACCGAGGCGGCGATCATGGCCGACCGGGCCGACTTCTCCGAGGAGATCGTCCGTCTCAAGAGCCACCTCGAGCAGTTCGGCCACGTCCTCTCCACGGGGGGCGAGGTGGCGAAGAAGCTCACCTTCCTCCTGCAGGAGATCCACCGCGAGGCGACGACGATGGGCAACAAGGCGACCGAGGCGGCGATCATCCGCGACGCCATCAACGTGAAGGAAGCGGTGGAGAAGATCCGCGAGCAGGTCCAGAACCTCGAATGA
- a CDS encoding DNA-directed RNA polymerase subunit omega has protein sequence MPQKETRALEKVLDRIPNRYEAIRVIAKEARRINTIIRLSGEEIEMKPTTIAMNRLIDGKVKFAYADEAEEE, from the coding sequence ATGCCGCAGAAGGAGACACGGGCGCTGGAAAAGGTGCTCGACAGGATTCCGAACCGCTACGAGGCCATCCGGGTGATCGCGAAAGAGGCGCGGCGGATCAATACGATCATCCGTCTCTCCGGCGAGGAGATCGAGATGAAGCCGACCACCATCGCGATGAACCGTCTCATCGACGGGAAAGTGAAGTTCGCGTATGCAGACGAGGCGGAGGAGGAGTAA
- the coaBC gene encoding bifunctional phosphopantothenoylcysteine decarboxylase/phosphopantothenate--cysteine ligase CoaBC has translation MQTRRRRSKGGNGPLAGARILLFVTGGIAAYKSASLVRLLRRAGASVRVVMTAGAVRFVQPLTFDVLSEHPVCTDVFESPDGGGVRHIELANWADAAVVAPATADLLAKAAAGIADDLATTTILALRAPLLIAPSMNEAMWVSAPVRRNVERLAADGRRFVEPGTGHLACGEAGAGRMAEPEEIVRALGVLLAPGDLDGVRVLVSAGRTEEEIDPVRYLSNRSSGRMGFALAREAAGRGARVTLVHGPVDVPAPAVNRVTAVRSAAEMKRALGRAFPRCDVLLMAAAVADFTPARRAGNKIKRENGQLAVDLVPVPDILASLAERKKPGQLVVGFALETEDAERNARRKLADKKCDLLVLNRVGEKTGFGVDTNAVAVFGGQRKLFETPVVSKDEAAARIIDAVVGARARKGRS, from the coding sequence ATGCAGACGAGGCGGAGGAGGAGTAAGGGCGGGAACGGTCCGCTCGCCGGCGCGCGCATCCTGCTCTTCGTGACCGGCGGCATCGCCGCCTACAAGTCCGCCTCCCTCGTGCGTCTGCTCAGGCGGGCCGGCGCGTCGGTGCGCGTCGTCATGACCGCCGGCGCCGTCCGCTTCGTGCAGCCCCTGACCTTCGACGTCCTCTCGGAACATCCCGTCTGCACCGATGTCTTCGAATCGCCCGACGGCGGCGGCGTGCGCCACATCGAGCTGGCGAACTGGGCCGACGCGGCGGTCGTCGCCCCGGCGACGGCCGACCTGCTCGCGAAGGCCGCCGCGGGGATCGCCGACGACCTCGCGACGACGACGATCCTCGCCCTGCGGGCGCCCCTCCTGATCGCTCCCTCGATGAACGAGGCGATGTGGGTTTCCGCCCCCGTCCGCCGCAACGTCGAACGACTCGCCGCCGACGGGCGGCGCTTCGTCGAGCCCGGCACGGGTCACCTCGCGTGCGGCGAGGCCGGCGCGGGGCGCATGGCCGAGCCGGAGGAGATCGTCCGGGCCCTCGGGGTTCTTCTCGCGCCGGGCGACCTCGACGGCGTGCGCGTTCTCGTCTCGGCCGGCCGGACCGAGGAGGAGATCGATCCGGTCCGCTACCTCTCGAACCGATCCTCCGGGCGGATGGGCTTCGCCCTCGCGCGCGAGGCGGCCGGGCGGGGCGCGCGGGTGACCCTCGTGCACGGTCCCGTCGACGTCCCGGCGCCCGCGGTAAACCGCGTCACGGCGGTGCGATCGGCTGCGGAGATGAAGCGGGCGCTCGGCCGCGCCTTTCCCCGCTGCGACGTCCTCTTGATGGCCGCGGCCGTCGCCGATTTCACGCCGGCCCGGCGAGCCGGAAACAAGATCAAGCGGGAAAACGGCCAGCTCGCCGTCGACCTCGTCCCCGTCCCCGACATCCTCGCATCCCTCGCCGAACGGAAGAAGCCGGGACAGCTCGTCGTCGGCTTCGCCCTCGAGACGGAGGACGCCGAGCGGAACGCGCGCCGGAAGCTCGCCGACAAGAAGTGCGACCTTCTCGTTCTGAACCGCGTCGGCGAGAAGACGGGATTCGGCGTCGACACGAACGCCGTCGCCGTGTTCGGCGGGCAACGGAAGCTCTTCGAGACGCCCGTCGTGTCGAAAGACGAGGCGGCGGCGCGGATCATAGACGCCGTCGTCGGTGCGCGCGCACGGAAGGGCCGGTCGTGA
- a CDS encoding DUF370 domain-containing protein, with the protein MLLNIGFGNVVAADKVVAVVGADSAPMRRRREEARQAGKLIDATQGRKTRAVIVTSTDHVILSAVAVETIAQRWNERRGGAEER; encoded by the coding sequence ATGCTGCTGAACATCGGATTCGGAAACGTCGTCGCGGCGGACAAGGTCGTCGCCGTCGTCGGCGCGGACTCGGCGCCGATGCGCCGCCGCCGCGAGGAGGCCCGCCAGGCGGGCAAGCTCATCGACGCCACCCAGGGGCGCAAGACGCGGGCCGTCATCGTCACGAGCACCGACCACGTCATCCTCTCCGCCGTCGCGGTGGAGACGATCGCCCAGCGGTGGAACGAGCGGCGGGGGGGAGCGGAGGAGCGATGA
- the gmk gene encoding guanylate kinase — translation MTRRTFILVISGPSGVGKSTVAARVLERGGKIVSSVSVTTRPPRGEETDGEAYVFVDSGEFERRREAGEFLEWAEVHGHLYGTPAGFVDRALGGGDCVLLEIDVQGGTEVKRKRPEAVLVFLLPPSEQALGKRLRGRGTDDEEVVARRLEKAAWETGFSEMYDYVVVNDRLERCVDDVLAILRAESLRRARAVF, via the coding sequence ATGACGCGGCGGACGTTCATCCTGGTGATCTCCGGCCCCTCGGGCGTCGGCAAGTCGACCGTCGCCGCCCGCGTCCTCGAGCGGGGCGGGAAGATCGTTTCGTCGGTCTCGGTGACCACGCGGCCGCCGCGCGGGGAGGAGACCGACGGCGAGGCCTACGTCTTCGTCGACAGCGGGGAATTCGAGCGGCGCCGCGAGGCGGGCGAGTTCCTCGAGTGGGCCGAGGTCCACGGCCACCTCTACGGCACACCGGCCGGATTCGTCGACCGCGCCCTCGGCGGCGGCGATTGCGTCCTTCTCGAGATCGACGTGCAGGGAGGCACGGAGGTCAAGCGGAAGCGCCCCGAGGCCGTTCTCGTCTTCCTCCTCCCGCCGTCGGAGCAAGCGCTCGGGAAACGGCTGCGCGGCCGGGGGACGGACGACGAGGAGGTCGTCGCCCGGCGGCTCGAAAAGGCCGCGTGGGAGACGGGATTCAGCGAGATGTACGACTACGTCGTCGTCAACGACCGACTCGAGCGATGCGTCGACGACGTTCTCGCCATCCTGCGGGCAGAGTCGCTTCGCCGGGCACGCGCGGTCTTTTAA
- the murA gene encoding UDP-N-acetylglucosamine 1-carboxyvinyltransferase — MDSFLITGPCRLEGNVRVSGAKNAMLPLMAASLLTGGVCVLRNVPDLRDTRTMMKLLELLGAPSTLDGGRLEIDATTVTSFEAPYDLVRTMRASIYALGPLTARYGKARVSMPGGCAWGPRPVNLHLQGLRSLGAELRIDHGYIDVRAERLRGAEIVLAVPSVGATVNIMMAAVLAEGETVIENAAREPEIAELALALRGGGAEIAGEGTSRIEIRGVDAIRPFEHEVVPDRIEAGTFAAAAALTGGRVTIERCRPAHMRAVIDTLERCGATIEEEEDRMTVTGPERIEPVDVETGFYPAFPTDMQAQTMAVLCLARGASSIVEHVYPDRFTHVPELRRLGARIVLDGSVAVVTGVERFEGAPVMATDIRASSALIIAALAAQGETKLLRVYHIDRGYERIEEKLGGLGAVIRRTAD, encoded by the coding sequence ATGGACAGTTTTCTCATCACCGGGCCCTGCCGGCTCGAGGGGAACGTGAGGGTGAGCGGCGCGAAGAACGCGATGCTGCCGCTGATGGCGGCCTCGCTCCTCACCGGCGGCGTCTGCGTCCTCCGGAACGTGCCCGACCTGCGCGACACGCGCACGATGATGAAGCTCCTCGAGCTGCTCGGGGCGCCGTCGACACTCGACGGGGGGCGGCTCGAGATCGACGCCACGACCGTGACATCCTTCGAGGCGCCCTACGATCTCGTGCGGACGATGCGTGCCTCGATCTACGCCCTCGGGCCCCTGACGGCGCGGTACGGCAAGGCGCGCGTCTCGATGCCGGGGGGATGCGCGTGGGGGCCCCGGCCGGTGAACCTCCATCTCCAGGGGCTGCGCTCGCTCGGCGCGGAGCTCCGGATCGACCACGGGTATATCGACGTGCGGGCCGAGCGCCTGCGCGGCGCGGAGATCGTTCTGGCGGTGCCGAGCGTCGGCGCGACGGTCAACATCATGATGGCCGCCGTCCTCGCCGAGGGGGAGACGGTCATCGAGAACGCGGCCCGCGAGCCGGAGATCGCCGAGCTCGCGCTCGCCCTCCGCGGCGGCGGCGCGGAGATCGCCGGGGAGGGGACGTCGCGCATCGAGATCCGCGGCGTCGATGCGATCCGCCCCTTCGAGCACGAGGTCGTTCCCGACCGGATCGAGGCGGGCACCTTCGCCGCGGCCGCGGCGCTCACCGGCGGCCGCGTGACGATCGAGCGCTGCCGGCCCGCGCACATGCGGGCCGTCATCGACACGCTCGAGCGGTGCGGCGCGACGATCGAGGAGGAGGAAGACCGGATGACGGTGACCGGCCCGGAGCGGATCGAGCCGGTCGACGTCGAGACGGGATTCTATCCCGCCTTCCCGACCGACATGCAGGCGCAGACGATGGCCGTCCTCTGCCTCGCGCGCGGGGCGAGCTCGATCGTCGAGCACGTCTACCCGGACCGGTTCACGCACGTCCCCGAGCTGCGGCGGCTCGGGGCGAGGATCGTCCTCGACGGGAGCGTCGCCGTCGTCACGGGAGTCGAGCGCTTCGAGGGGGCGCCGGTGATGGCGACCGACATCAGGGCCTCCTCGGCGCTCATCATCGCCGCCCTCGCCGCGCAGGGAGAGACGAAGCTCCTGCGGGTCTATCATATCGACCGCGGCTACGAACGGATCGAGGAGAAGCTCGGGGGGCTGGGCGCCGTGATCAGGCGGACCGCCGACTGA
- the ispG gene encoding flavodoxin-dependent (E)-4-hydroxy-3-methylbut-2-enyl-diphosphate synthase — translation MATRPRRHTRAVRFGEVTVGGGAPVSIQSMSTRPAASEEETAAEIAALARAGCEIVRVAVKAADDVGPFERICAASPIPVVADVHFDHRLAVAAAEAGAAGLRINPGNIGSRGKVLAVLDAASAAGIPVRVGVNAGSIERDLRGLAAREPARAMAESAFRHLEMIENAGFTDLVFSLKSSDALATIEANRIFALNNDYPLHLGVTEAGPALTGTAVSAAALAILLDEGIGDTIRISLSGDPVREVIVAAAVLSALGLRGDIPRIVSCPTCGRAWIDVAAAAERLERELLGIRRPITVAVMGCEVNGPGEAAGADIGIAGARGGAVLFRHGRVVQTIEGDYVEELVAEVRRLVDDQDGAGDPPE, via the coding sequence ATGGCCACGAGACCGCGGCGGCACACGAGAGCGGTGAGATTCGGCGAGGTGACGGTCGGCGGCGGCGCCCCCGTCTCGATACAGTCGATGAGCACCCGTCCGGCCGCGAGCGAGGAGGAGACGGCAGCCGAGATCGCCGCGCTCGCGCGGGCGGGCTGCGAGATCGTCCGTGTCGCCGTGAAGGCGGCCGACGACGTCGGGCCCTTCGAAAGGATCTGCGCGGCCTCCCCGATCCCCGTCGTCGCCGACGTCCATTTCGATCACCGTCTCGCCGTGGCCGCCGCGGAGGCCGGGGCCGCGGGGCTGCGGATCAACCCGGGGAACATCGGGTCGCGCGGGAAGGTCCTGGCTGTCCTCGACGCGGCGTCGGCCGCGGGGATCCCCGTGCGCGTGGGCGTGAACGCGGGAAGCATCGAGCGCGACCTGCGGGGCCTCGCCGCCCGGGAGCCGGCGCGCGCGATGGCCGAGAGCGCCTTCCGCCACCTGGAGATGATCGAGAACGCCGGTTTCACGGACCTCGTTTTCAGCCTGAAGTCCTCCGACGCCCTGGCCACGATCGAGGCCAACCGGATATTCGCCCTAAACAACGACTACCCCCTGCACCTCGGCGTGACCGAGGCCGGGCCCGCACTCACCGGGACCGCCGTGTCGGCCGCCGCCCTGGCGATCCTCCTCGACGAGGGGATCGGCGACACGATCCGGATCTCCCTCTCGGGAGATCCCGTCCGGGAGGTCATCGTCGCCGCGGCCGTTTTGTCGGCCCTCGGTCTTCGCGGCGACATTCCCCGCATCGTCTCCTGCCCGACCTGCGGCAGGGCATGGATCGACGTCGCCGCCGCGGCCGAACGTCTCGAACGGGAGCTCCTCGGGATCAGGCGGCCGATCACCGTGGCGGTGATGGGCTGCGAGGTGAACGGTCCGGGAGAGGCCGCCGGCGCCGACATCGGCATCGCGGGGGCGCGAGGCGGCGCGGTCCTCTTCCGCCACGGCCGGGTCGTCCAGACCATCGAGGGCGACTACGTCGAGGAACTCGTCGCCGAGGTCAGGCGACTCGTCGACGACCAGGACGGCGCGGGCGATCCCCCCGAATGA
- a CDS encoding uracil-DNA glycosylase yields MTDKTERETVVAARAWLARRRAAGAAVVYRVAGEEIPAPGIATAGNEQAGNAPAARKETRNANAPAGNAPCIRRRTAPAQAGLFGGAPAASPAEDDDMDLGELEAAVAACAKCALRETRTKTVFGAGNAARRIVFIGEAPGRDEDLSGEPFVGRAGQLLTKILASVGFDRDDVYITNILKCRPPNNRDPLEGEVEACEAWLRRQLELIDPVLIVALGRVAGQNLLKRNASLKVLRGGVHYYDDIRVLVTYHPAALLRNPNLKRAAWEDIQLVRKLYDEEMAG; encoded by the coding sequence GTGACGGACAAGACGGAGAGGGAAACGGTCGTTGCGGCGCGCGCGTGGCTCGCCCGCCGGCGCGCGGCGGGGGCCGCGGTCGTCTACCGGGTCGCGGGCGAGGAAATCCCGGCGCCGGGGATTGCGACGGCCGGGAACGAGCAAGCCGGGAACGCGCCGGCGGCGCGGAAGGAAACGCGAAACGCGAACGCGCCGGCCGGGAACGCACCGTGCATCCGGCGCCGGACGGCCCCCGCGCAGGCGGGGCTCTTCGGCGGAGCGCCGGCGGCCTCCCCCGCGGAAGACGACGACATGGACCTCGGCGAACTCGAGGCGGCCGTGGCCGCCTGCGCGAAGTGCGCGCTCCGGGAGACGCGCACGAAGACCGTCTTCGGCGCGGGAAACGCCGCCAGACGGATCGTCTTCATCGGCGAGGCCCCGGGCCGCGACGAGGACCTCTCCGGGGAGCCCTTCGTCGGCCGCGCGGGCCAGCTTCTGACGAAGATACTCGCCTCGGTCGGCTTCGACCGCGACGACGTCTACATCACGAACATCCTGAAGTGCCGTCCGCCGAACAACCGCGATCCCCTCGAGGGGGAGGTCGAGGCGTGCGAGGCGTGGCTGCGGCGGCAGCTCGAGTTGATCGATCCCGTCCTGATCGTCGCCCTCGGGCGCGTGGCGGGGCAGAACCTCCTCAAGCGGAACGCGTCCCTCAAGGTGCTCCGCGGGGGGGTCCACTACTACGACGACATCCGCGTCCTCGTGACGTACCACCCGGCCGCCCTGCTCCGCAACCCGAACCTCAAGCGGGCCGCCTGGGAGGACATCCAGCTCGTCCGGAAACTCTACGACGAGGAGATGGCGGGGTAA